From a single Nakaseomyces glabratus chromosome F, complete sequence genomic region:
- the SET5 gene encoding S-adenosylmethionine-dependent methyltransferase (CAGL0F09119g~Ortholog(s) have S-adenosylmethionine-dependent methyltransferase activity, role in histone lysine methylation and cytoplasm, nuclear chromatin localization): MSVSQLKIQTLTLNDSEPSLPGKPITPSKEQIRDDVVLLWKEEPAAEDLDLPHLYDKMKIRNTDWQFDINTLEDVLVSNNLYSVDDSQMDSYNDKIEFPDISEVMHLVNDKLPSKVEIRECEELRKGRGLYATRDIQQGELLFHEKVPIAMVPPMDKLKLIRSGKSCSMCGVSLSNSSHFTMLHGLDCNGCNSIWCSTNCKQKDITHPYLKHFGSKNKNIRPMDWNMFERHCQENIFVAAYSIGVIHAASLIDKAQSDEINQQFEALAKISQRVRYESSDSNNIGGTFDAEIGSLKEENPEPLWKKAFDLFIRTFPDTAEMGYEVFLEYLGRFHINQLSGQLYFLYSFLNHNCEPNVRYDINNKLELKVYARKFIKKDEELVTTYVNPLHGVSLRRRELRVNWGFICNCDRCAKEIELRKKNAVSIRETVLNSNSSSEVSLRSGLNVTSPIALQRSNGGSSSDLRRKSSIRNRKPDLKEMLKNSKEFELEAPAALGRNRSTSVRFDDIVSMAVEE, translated from the coding sequence ATGAGTGTGAGTCAGTTGAAAATTCAAACACTTACACTTAACGATTCAGAGCCTTCTCTACCAGGGAAGCCAATAACGCCAAGTAAGGAACAGATCAGAGATGACGTTGTGTTGCTATGGAAAGAAGAACCAGCTGCCGAGGATCTTGATCTTCCTCACTTGTATGATAAGATGAAAATCAGAAATACGGACTGGCAATTCGACATCAATACTCTGGAGGATGTCCTTGTATCGAATAATTTGTACTCGGTAGATGACTCGCAGATGGACTCATACAATGACAAGATTGAATTTCCTGACATATCTGAAGTGATGCATCTGGTCAATGACAAACTTCCAAGTAAAGTTGAAATAAGGGAATGTGAAGAGCTCAGAAAGGGAAGAGGTTTGTACGCAACTAGAGATATTCAGCAAGGTGAACTTTTGTTTCATGAAAAGGTCCCCATTGCTATGGTACCTCCAATGGACAAATTGAAACTTATTCGTAGTGGAAAGTCATGTTCAATGTGTGGTGTTTCTTTGAGTAACAGCTCGCATTTTACCATGCTACATGGGTTGGACTGTAATGGATGTAATTCGATATGGTGTAGCACAAATTGCAAACAGAAGGATATCACACATCCATATCTAAAGCATTTTggatcaaaaaataaaaacataaGACCAATGGATTGGAATATGTTTGAAAGGCATTGCCaggaaaatatttttgttgcGGCATACTCTATTGGTGTGATTCACGCCGCATCTCTTATAGATAAAGCACAATCTGATGAGATTAACCAACAATTTGAAGCGTTGGCAAAAATCTCACAGCGTGTAAGATATGAATCAAGTgattcaaataatattgGTGGGACATTTGATGCAGAAATAGGGTCCCTAAAGGAAGAGAATCCTGAACCGCTTTGGAAAAAAGCATTTGACTTATTTATTAGAACATTTCCAGATACAGCAGAAATGGGATATGAAGTTTTTTTAGAGTATCTTGGAAGATTTCATATCAATCAACTTTCGGGTCagttatattttctttattcaTTCCTAAATCATAACTGTGAACCTAATGTGCGATATGATATAAACAATAAGCTTGAACTAAAAGTGTACGCAAGgaaatttataaaaaaagacGAGGAATTGGTTACAACTTATGTTAATCCTCTTCATGGCGTCAGTTTGCGAAGAAGAGAACTGAGAGTTAATTGGGGTTTTATATGTAATTGTGATCGCTGTGCAAAAGAAATCGaattgagaaaaaaaaatgcagtCTCGATAAGAGAAACTGTTTTGAATTCTAATTCCAGCTCTGAAGTTAGTTTACGATCTGGGCTGAACGTTACATCCCCAATTGCCCTTCAGAGAAGTAATGGAGGAAGTAGTAGTGATTTGCGCAGAAAGTCGTCTATTAGAAATCGAAAACCAGATTTGAAGGAAATGCTTAAGAATAGTAAAGAATTTGAACTTGAAGCCCCTGCAGCACTGGGTAGAAATAGATCTACATCTGTTAGATTTGATGACATTGTATCCATGGCAGTTGAAGAATAA
- a CDS encoding uncharacterized protein (CAGL0F09141g~Protein of unknown function), with protein sequence MKNADCRLFTFYCLNPTPFLTHYFRYQFKNSPNSRTLLLTQECLGTLFKDSPKNLLSHVTLVKGSNTKS encoded by the coding sequence ATGAAGAACGCTGATTGTCGACTGTTTACTTTCTATTGTTTAAACCCTACCCCCTTCTTAACTCACTACTTTCGGTACCAATTTAAGAACTCGCCAAACTCCAGGACACTTCTCCTTACTCAGGAATGCTTGGGAACACTGTTTAAGGACTCACCTAAGAATCTTCTGAGTCATGTGACTTTGGTTAAGGGTAGCAATACCAAGTCCTAG
- the FMP10 gene encoding Fmp10p (CAGL0F09163g~Ortholog(s) have mitochondrion localization), whose product MILSSIRATGRALPRNLSIKHITRGRLSSSMPEFTINKTRKSPKWVPITIFGATFGMGWFFTQHMTFTDLMAYWRYDSLPEDAQEVKDYKLQLYNKCEKLPVVKQLGKAGYVEIFPPRRKEDLLIDRALSTPGGIAIPPRFFFNPTTKETVGIYHLGMKLTGYPFIVHGGILATIMEDLMRESVKLITQKTDEKINDLSISYKFPTLANQFVIVRTTQHETFGKNIKLTAEVMDQTGNRTLIKGRGSFSASK is encoded by the coding sequence ATGATATTAAGCAGTATAAGAGCAACTGGACGTGCTTTGCCAAGAAATCTGAGTATCAAGCATATTACAAGGGGCCGGTTGTCCTCATCCATGCCTGAGTTCACAATCAATAAGACCAGAAAATCACCAAAATGGGTACCCATTACTATATTTGGAGCCACATTTGGTATGGGGTGGTTCTTCACACAACACATGACTTTCACAGATCTCATGGCATATTGGCGTTATGACTCCCTGCCGGAAGATGCACAGGAGGTGAAGGACTATAAGTTACAGTTGTATAATAAATGTGAAAAGCTGCCTGTAGTTAAACAACTAGGAAAAGCCGGATATGTTGAGATATTTCcaccaagaagaaaagaagatcTACTGATTGACAGAGCACTAAGTACTCCTGGTGGAATAGCTATTCCACcaagattttttttcaaccCAACTACTAAAGAGACTGTAGGGATATATCATCTTGGTATGAAGTTAACTGGCTACCCTTTTATTGTACATGGCGGTATATTAGCTACTATCATGGAGGATTTAATGAGGGAAAGCGTTAAACTGATTACACAGAAAACTGACGAAAAGATAAACGACCTCTCAATCTCATACAAGTTCCCTACTTTAGCTAATCAATTTGTTATCGTCAGGACCACACAACATGAGACATTTGGaaagaatatcaaattAACAGCAGAAGTTATGGACCAAACGGGTAACAGGACACTTATTAAAGGTCGCGGATCCTTCAGTGCCTCAAAGTAA
- the FAU1 gene encoding 5-formyltetrahydrofolate cyclo-ligase (CAGL0F09185g~Ortholog(s) have 5-formyltetrahydrofolate cyclo-ligase activity, role in folic acid-containing compound biosynthetic process and mitochondrion localization), with protein MNEMLAVKQQLRKHMGQTLGKISREEIISQSECIRDNLMPILEGKQNVACYMSMDTGELDTGNIIESLFEAGKKVYLPRCTHTKLTGHVQLRNDSKNPGNMKDHPHLTFHEMDSHDHVLSLSPKGKYNLKEPDIEDEKLSPLPPMLDAILVPGVAFTSGCSRLGHGAGYYDDFFSRYKLQHSNQLPLLIGIALKQQIVEDIPMDAHDYFLDCILVGDGSIHWRNKPITM; from the coding sequence ATGAACGAGATGCTCGCAGTTAAACAACAGCTTAGAAAGCACATGGGGCAGACCCTTGGCAAGATTAGCAGGGAAGAGATAATATCACAAAGCGAGTGTATAAGAGATAATTTAATGCCAATTCTGGaaggaaaacaaaatgtAGCTTGCTATATGAGTATGGACACTGGTGAATTGGACACAGGAAATATTATTGAGTCACTATTTGAAGCTGGTAAAAAAGTTTACCTCCCAAGATGTACACATACAAAATTAACAGGGCATGTTCAACTTAGAAATGACTCGAAGAATCCTGGGAATATGAAAGATCATCCACATCTTACATTTCATGAGATGGACTCCCATGACCATGTCTTAAGTTTAAGTCCTAAAGGGAAGTATAACTTAAAAGAACCTGACATAGAGGATGAGAAGTTATCTCCTCTACCACCTATGTTAGATGCAATTCTTGTCCCAGGAGTTGCTTTCACAAGTGGATGTAGCAGATTGGGCCATGGAGCAGGTTACTACGATGATTTTTTCAGTAGATATAAGCTCCAGCATAGTAACCAACTCCCTTTGCTTATTGGTATAGCACTGAAGCAACAAATAGTAGAAGATATACCAATGGATGCACATGACTATTTTCTGGACTGCATTCTTGTGGGGGATGGTTCAATACATTGGCGCAATAAACCTATTACAATGTAG